From a single Andrena cerasifolii isolate SP2316 chromosome 8, iyAndCera1_principal, whole genome shotgun sequence genomic region:
- the LOC143372575 gene encoding non-structural maintenance of chromosomes element 3 homolog: MGLPRKKSGLPEKKSLSQSTNRRTRSSISLSQPVPSTSTNSNASRVRQGHRYAEGPFSQRSQNSLPDPGISEEQNQLVSSLIRYLFGMGREKQAINKSRMMKAVFGGQGKHFHETLNKAKTHLSKIFGYQLMELEGNKYILVNQLENTLLHEYTLAAERRQQVLLFLVLTHIFMHQELCGEDLLWDFLTRLGIQCSDNHHDNYFGNVKHLVTEVFVDQKYLDKTVAEKTDVVKVEYRWGPRAEHEFSRRKSLEFVSQVYDGRQINSWPLQFQTMIAQEKPNNP; the protein is encoded by the exons atgg gTTTACCACGAAAGAAGTCAGGTTTGCCTGAGAAGAAATCTTTGAGTCAATCGACTAATAGGAGGACAAGAAGCAGTATCAGCTTGTCTCAACCTGTACCAAGCACAAGCACGAATAGTAATGCGTCGCGTGTTAGACAGGGGCATCGTTACGCGGAAGGACCGTTTAGTCAGAGGTCACAAAATTCTCTGCCCGATCCTGGGATTTCGGAGGAACAAAATCAACTTGTCAGTAGTCTGATAAGATACCTGTTTGGAATGGGTAGAGAAAAGCAAGCTATCAATAAATCGCGGATGATGAAGGCCGTCTTTGGTGGCCAAGGGAAACACTTCCATGAAACCTTAAACAAAGCAAAAACTCACTTGTCAAAG ATTTTTGGATACCAGCTGATGGAACTCGAGGGTAATAAGTATATACTGGTGAACCAACTAGAGAACACATTGCTGCACGAGTATACTTTGGCAGCTGAACGTAGACAACAAGTACTATTATTCCTAGTACTTACTCATATCTTCATGCACCAAGAATTATGCGGCGAAGACTTGCTGTGGGACTTTCTCACGAGATTAGGTATCCAATGCTCCGATAATCACCATGACAATTATTTTGGCAATGTCAAGCACTTGGTTACCGAG GTTTTCGTTGATCAGAAGTATCTGGACAAGACAGTCGCGGAGAAAACTGACGTGGTAAAAGTTGAATACAGATGGGGACCTAGAGCCGAACACGAATTCTCTCGGCGCAAATCTTTAGAATTCGTATCACAG GTGTACGACGGGCGCCAGATAAACAGCTGGCCACTGCAATTCCAGACGATGATAGCGCAAGAAAAACCGAACAACCCCTAA